The genomic segment AAGGACTATTATTACAGTGATCACTAACACCAATTCTAGGAACTTTCAGGCATACATGCTACaccatttcaaaaataatgtaacatAAATCCCCCAATTACACACGAATTTATACGGCTAAGCTAACTCAGTAGGAGCATCATCAATGTacataaaatttatctttattttaaaatggcTTGCCTTTAaagattttgacaaaaatatactacaataaacaaaaatgaaacgttAGGCGTACCATAAAGAAAAACTggacattgaataaaaaaaactaatggtttaaataacttaaaagattttattcattACAAGTGACTActtagtatgaaaatatttttacagtcaAGGTAGTTTTTATTCTAACTGAACGGTTTTGAATACTTTCAGATCTGCATGTGAAGGGCGCCTGTTTTACGTGTTTGCCAGCGAAACGCGAAGGATCTTCTTCGTTAGCTTTAGCATTATCATGAATATGGGTTATAGTATCACCTTCCTGAGTCTATTTGTACGGAAGAGGAAGATAAGAAGGCGTATTGACTCATGACTGCTACATATTTGTATGCTAAGAAAAATCTGAGGCGTCACGAACGAAATTTATGCCTAGTGAGAATAACCAtcaagaaaatatagtaaaatccTTGGGTTTCCACTAAATGGAAAATGCGTTGTACTATGCaaaagtttaatttaattaatacagtaattttgaCAATGATTGATTTGAATATAAAGCACTATATAAAGACACAATgcttcatctttcatttttcaagaaaaaattttttagacaTTCGgaacaataaagaaatcaaagGTAAGTAAACAcgatcccccccccaaaaaaaaaataaattcaaactaAGCATTTAGAATTAAATGGAAACGCTGAATTACCAGAAATGTGTTATTCTCGAACGAAATCATGCAAGGTAAAgctaaactaaaaacaaatataaaaaaaaacatcaaatacacTTGAGAATCCTCCAGATGCAGCTGTTGCTATTCAAAGCAAGCAATCGTTGACCTTTCCGCCAGGAAACCTTTTCCTCAAAAGTTAAGGCGATTGCTGCAGCTtgactgtttttaaacatttactctctctctctctcatatatatatatatatatatatatatatatatatatatatatatatatatatatatatatatatatatatatatatatatatatatatatatatatatatatatatatatatatatatatatatatatatatatgtatatataagcgaatgtttgtaagtttgtgCGCGATAGAAATatgaaccacttgacagacccagacaaaatttggcacgtggccctTACGTGAACCCAGGAAGgctataattcaaaataatacccCCTACCCCAGTTACAGCCATCGaacacagacaaactgaatgaaactTTCGTTTTTATCAATTCCTTCAGGTTTTCCCTCAGGTGCTTTATCGGATAATGGTCGTTTTTTGCCTGagcgctccaggttttcttccaggcgttgtcaggggtatgattaacctgcaacaataaatcccctataacaaattttttatcagaatttacgtgaatttgaataatttatgataataattagtataattgttaattacctcgatcaaatcaacattgaaaacctatatcaaaAATTTCTGCAAGTAGAGATACGCTTTCGATAATTTTTGTAAGTAGATATCCGCTTTCTTTATTAACTAAATCCAAAACAAGAAAATCCTTCCCCATCCGCATATGCGTAGTATCTACTGAATAGGCCCAACATGCAAGATTTAcggtatttgctttttttttcgttcaaatgcgattttcttcattatttcgttcgttccttcttcgtttttaccttctgaATTCGTTATAACAACTGCTTCGTAACATTACTGTGACGTGTTTCGTTATAAACTCGGtataaatgaggtctggaattaatttGCGgatttggcaacaacacttcactacatactTGGTATTCACGATCGCCTttggtggggacggggtaggtaggggatcgggagggtaggggagccCTGTCATATGGATTTGCTCATGGTGGATTTgcgaggaagtaagaggaggaagaACGTTGGATTTGCAAGGAAGAAATGGGAGGAAGAAGGTTGGCTCtgtggggaaggaggaagaggaaggaggaagaaggctgGTTATCcgaggaagaaggaaataataataataataataataataataataataataataataataatactatcatcATTAATTTCAACTTAATGCAGTTATAAGAAAACTGCAGTGTACAGTTATTGCATGTGTGAGATTCAAGACGACAGGTCTGGgtttaactgaattatttttcggAAGCCAGGTGTACattgggcaagaatttgtgtgtgttagatgacatataaatgagaacaATTTGTGttacaataaatgtacaaaagtggttacatacatcggcggaaattccggacaataatacgtatggagagagatataaaaatatgaaataataacaggtaatatacatgacgtgattaatgaaGAGGCGCTTGACGCCTTTACAAGTCTTTACCATATGTAGGGGAGACGCCCCCGGGCTCGATGCTTTGGTACAGATGCCCATTTGTTCCATCTCGGCGAagcccgtttggcgtcttgtagtattttttttttttttttttttggggggggggcaggCGACGGAACTTGGCATGAGTTGGGGGGCCCTTTGTAgttatgtggtggaagatgctgtGCTTGGCCCCAGGCCCCGGCAACTGGCGGAGCTATGGTTTAAAAACCTCCGGAAACTCCTGGAGGAGGGCAGCGTAATTGTtggaggctgtgaagcagacggcGGGCATCCCTGGTCTGGTGGAGAGTggtcgggagtggcaggttccgtTGTCACGGAGGCATTGCCTGCCGACTTCGACCATGAGTCCGTGGTGTCCCAGGAGGGGGAACTTCACCTCGGCGATGACGAAAGTCCAGTGGTACCTGCAGCCCAAGATGGAGATTGTGCAGGTCGTGGTTCCATAGCAGTGGATGAGGGTTCTGTTCACGGCTAACAGGGAGGGCGTGGAGTCAGCTGTCAGGGTGTAGTCCTCCTCCGACggcgggaacactgactgcatagccCCCGTGTCAACCAGTAGGCGCCACTTTGATatttcgtctctgatgaagaattctGCTGGTCGGGAGACGTTGTGTTTCACGGctactgctgttacttgtgggtGCCCGTctcgttttttgtgaaggaacagcgGGATCTGCAGTTCCTGGTGCTGGGGCCGAATCTCCTGTGGAAGTAGCACCACGCCGGGTACGTCCACGCTCTCTgctccctcgtcatccttcgtcGTCAGGCTACAGTCTGCGAGAGCAGCAGCGTGTTTGGAGGCTTTAGTGGCCTCATGGATTTTCTGTGCAACGTCGACAAGCTCGTCCATGGGAAGGGTATCTGCGTCTTTAATTTGGCCCCTCGCCTCCTGCGGAAGGCGCCGCAGGAATATTGCTTttgtcaggctgatttcctttcTGCGCCCATCTGCGTCGACGCCCGGCAGTGTTACCAGACCTCGCAGTTcgtcccaggcgtccctgggtgatgcttccccTAGGGGCTGGGTCAACAGGTCTAGTGCGCGCTGTGCTCTTTCGGGGACGGGCATGGAATATGTTTGTATCAGCTCATCTCACAAGGCCGAGTACgtgaccttgtctggctgtgagtcaaGCCGTGGGGAGATTTTGTTGGAGACCTCTTCAGGTAGCATCGTCATGGTAACGTCTGCCTTGGTCTTCTCATCTGTGATGCGCACCACGTGGAAGTGAGCATCAGCATGCAGAAACTAAGATACTGTGTTCTGATACGAAATTGGGGGGAACTTCACTGCATTTGGTTTTGTGGGCGAAAGGGGCACACAGACGATTTCCATGTTTTACAGATTCGCattgtaattcagactctgccatctttactgtCACACACCAACACGCGAGTATGCACCGTATGTAGTCCGCTAATGGTGTTAGAATTCGAGTGGTTGACGTGAGTCATAAATGGCGAGGGCCAAAACCGTTTGAGATACCAGAATGTGCCCTTGCAGGTACGCCGTTATTAGTCCGTTAATAGCATGGGGTTCCTCTGAGGAAGGAACTTTCAGAGGCCTGGACTGTGTCGCCGTTTtgagtccgctaaaggctctctgaagatGAATGCCgccatatttagtctgttaatggctgggccaacaCCGCATGTTTacctgtcactccggggtcaccagttgtgagattCAAGATGACAGGTCTGggtttaactgatttatttttcggaagccaggtatacattgaggaatgagAAGGGAAAGGTGGTCACCAACCTGcggatcccatgtcacgcatttgggcaagcatttgtgtttgttaggtgacatataaatgagaataatttgcgttacaataaacctacaaaagtggttacatacatcggcggaaaggccggacaataatacgtatggagatgtatataaaaatatgaaataataacaggtaatatacatgacgtgattaatgcaaaatgaagagGCGCCTGACACCTTTACACATGACatggctaataataatgatgagaataatatcatcagtaatttcaattcaatatatttataagaaaatgtacTGTTACTTGCATGgcatgactaataataataataataataataataataataataataataataataataatatcatcagtaatttcaattcaatatatttataagaaaatgtacTGTTACTTGCATGgcatgactaataataataataataataataataataataataataataataataataatagtgatacatTTGTTTTCACAATAAGTCAAAAAGTGAAGAATGTACACCCACCAAAGAAACCGATGTCACCTCGCCAAACCTTGCTGGGAGAGATCATGTCCTTCTTGCTCTGAACGGTAGCTGAAGTTACAACTAccaatgcattgttatgatggtTTGAATGAGAGGAGGGAAATTACCAAATTCAGACAAAAAAGTGCAATAatgattgaaatatatttcaaggagagagagagagagagagagagagagagagagagggagagagagagagagagagagagagagagagagagagagagagaaattttattcttttaagaaatgtaattgtattttatttcgaTATTAATTATCTCTTTTAAGCACCGAACacgtgggggtggggggtaggagGATATTATGATAAGGAGGTTAAAGGTGATGGGCAATGGGGTGATGTTAATGTAGGGCTTGACGAGATTCGCTTATCAATATATTTGAAGTGGCGATATTAATACCCTTATTGATAACAGTTAATATCAATTATTCCAATTCGCCATGAAGACATAGATATGTATCATTATAGCATTACTTATATCATCGCTTACGTTCTGAATAGTTTTGAGGGAAAGTGGGTGGACCTGGTTTTCCGACGAGGGAGTTTGCGACACAGCCATGGACGATGCGTATCCCAAAAGCCAGTAGCTGAGTAGTTTTGACGGCTGGGGATTTGCAGCCTCCGTGTAACTTGATTAGCTGGTAAACACGATTATCTATATTACGGCAATCTCCACCATATTGTTGTCTTCTttagtctatataatatatacttatatatggcttttttttttttgtagagatggCGGCGGCAAACAAAGACAACTCTGTTGAGCATATAACTCAAAGAGGTCGGATCATTGGTGAGTGGGAGCGTGGTGTTCCAACACGAGATATTGCCGTGAGCGTTGGAGTGTCAACTCACACAGTACAAAGGAAGAGGGAACATTGGCAAATAGACCTAGGAGAGGGCGCCCACGAATAACAACACCACAACAAGACGAACAAACCATTGCAGCATCCATAGACGACCCCCTGAAAACCTCAGTAACTATCACGCAAGAATTGCATCTCTCATGCACTCCACAGACAACCAGACAGCGACTGAGGGAGCATGGGATCAGGTGCCATGTGCCGGCGGTCAAAGAGGAGTTTAAAGGAATGGCATCGTTACACTCGTCTAGGCTTTGCTCTGCAACATGTTGTTTACGATATTGATGACTGGAAAAATGTAATCTTCAGATACGATGCTAGAAATATTCAGGAGAGAGCTAGGAGtgggaggtcgtcctcgaagtcgaccaaGAGGTCGTCTTCGAAGTCGACcacgaggtcgtcctcgaagtcgaccatGAGGTCGTCCTCGAAGACGACCTCGAAggcgtcctcgaagtcgtcctcgacgtcgtcttgaagtcgacctcgaggtcgacctcgaagtcgacctcgaggtcgtgcTCGAAGTTGTCTTGGAAgccgtcctcgagctcgtcccGGAGgccgtcctcgagctcgtcctcgagctcgtcctcgaagcCGTCCTCGAAGACGTCCTCAAGCTCGTCCTCGAAgacgtcctcgagctcgtcctcgaagacgtcctcgaggtcgtcctcgaagtcgtcctcgagctcgtcctcgaaatcttcctcgagctcgtcctcgaactCATAATCGAAGTTGTCCTCGaaatcgacctcgaggtcgtcctccaagtcaacctcgaggtcgtcctccaAGTCAACCTCGAGGTCGTCATTGGtgtcgtcctcgaagtcttcctcgagctcataatcgaagtcgtcctcgaagtcgtcctcgaaatcgacctcgaggtcgtcctcgaagtcaacctcgaggtcgtccttgatgtcgtcctcgaagtcttccACGAGCTCATACTCGAAGtcatcctcgagctcgtcctcgacgacctcgaagtcgacctcgaggtcgttcGAGGTCGACGACTTCGAACTCGTACTCGAGCCcatcctcgaagtcgtcctcgagctcgtcctcgatgtcgtcctcgaagtcttcctcgtAGCACTCCACGACCCCGATAATGCAATATCTTTATGAGATTTGATGGCTGAACCGATAAGATCACTAACTGGTATTCTAATGTTTAAGGGTTCGAGCCTCGAGGGGGAGGGGTATTTTTCCAAAATCGTCATTGGCAAAAGTTATGGTGATTACGGATATCAGTTTCCctaatttgagagtaaaaaccgTCGAAATATGCTGCATCAAATATAACCAAAAAGTAGCTTCGTTCTTTGCAAACTGAACGGAGAACAGAACCATAATAGCAGATGGCCGAACCGTCCCAAATAGCCACCACTCGAGACAGTTATCAACAAAGTATGATTAATCTCAGGTGTTCTTAATCAGGGGTGCTTGCTCCTCTATGGGATGGAAGGCCGATTCCTAGGGGACCTTACAGATGAACAAAATAACGCCAGAAGCCAGGAAATACTCGTAAAAATTCTGGTAACACTTCAACAGAAGTTGTGTGAcagggatatttttatttcctcgctACTGACGTCATTTGGTTACTATCAGATATAGTAACCAAGTTTTCCCCCCGACACTTGCCCGTTCGTCTAGATTCTAGAAGGTGCCTAACGGGTGCGAGGATGAATACgaataattaagacaaatatatatttctttatatgcatattgcttttttttctcaaaacgaaAATAGTAATAACGCTagctttgtgaatgaaaaacaaaacaaaaaaaattatcaatacacatcacatcaattttgtttcttaacatttctttaatatttttttttcctattttccaattCTGAGGGTGCGATAACGGACTGCTGATTTGGAAAGGGTGCAcactaaagggagagagagagagagagagagagagagagagagagagagagagagagagagagagagagagagagagcccttttattcttttaataaatgtaatcgcattttgttttgaaagtaatcaccaagaaatttcatgaccttgtttttattttaatttcgtatcatatttataagaaaaatccataaatattgatgaaactggCTATTCATATCAATATTGTCCTAAACAGCCATTTAACTACGTCCTGGTAGTTGGAACGCAAGACATCTTTCAGGGCAAAAAGGGTACTCTCTCTCCAGCCAGGTCTGGCGAGGCGACATCGGTTTCTTTGGTGGGTGTACCAcatgaaaaggaaagttattgatGATTTGAGTCCTTCAAAAATTTCCCATGGAATGTCAGGTtagtcagctatatatatatatatatatatatatatatatatatatatatatatatatatatatatgtatatatatatatatatatattatatatatctatatatatattatatatatatatatatatatatatatatatatatatatatatatatatatatatatatatataatatacaatatacacacacacacacacgcacacacacacacacatatatatatatatatatatatatatatatatatatatatatatatatataaatagctgaCCAACCTCGCATTGCCTGGGAAAATTTTGAAGGAATCAAATCatcaataactttccttttcatgGGCTAGCATCGTTAGTGGTACACTTCTTCACTTTATGGCttactgtaaaaacaaatgtatcactattattattattattattattattattattattattattattattattattagtcatgtcATGCAATACACTGCACAGTTTTCTCATAACTATATTGAACTGAAAttactgatgatattattatcatcattattattagttatgtCATGCAATAACTACACTACAGTTTTGGTATAACTGTATTAAGTTGAAATTGctgacgatattattattattataattattattattattattattattattattattattattatatgtagaatatatatatatatatatatatatatatatatatatattaatatatatatatatatatatatatatatatatatatatatatatatatatatatatatgtgtgtgtgtatgtgtgtgtgtttgtatgtacgtatgcgtgtttgtgtgcatttgtgttAACCACAGGTTAGAAAATTCGTGCTAAAAACGTGAGAGCCCAGTTTAAGATACGATTTTCTTGGTAATAATTGAGATAATAAGTAAGTGCGAAATAGGGATTTTTGTGAATAGACTCCCTTCCCCTTTGAATAAATGCTTGCTGTGTGCAGTTTTAATGATCATGTAATCAGTCTACGAAGTTCGTTGGTTTCTTCAATTACATTTCGTCAGTTATGTGGCATTTATACTTTGTGAACTAATTCCTGTTTTACTTCTATATGTTAACCGTTCTAAAACAGGATATTGGTTTTATTGGCTTATTGTGATAGTCAAGCTTTTGATACTGCCAGGCAATATGAAATATGATCCTCAACTGCAGTATTTGGTTTTCTACATTATGTCGAACTCCTacatttttc from the Macrobrachium rosenbergii isolate ZJJX-2024 chromosome 43, ASM4041242v1, whole genome shotgun sequence genome contains:
- the LOC136829020 gene encoding aspartic and glutamic acid-rich protein-like codes for the protein MTILEKYPSPSRLEPLNIRIPVSDLIGSAIKSHKDIALSGSWSATRKTSRTTSRTSSRTTSRMGSSTSSKSSTSNDLEVDFEVVEDELEDDFEYELVEDFEDDIKDDLEVDFEDDLEVDFEDDFEDDFDYELEEDFEDDTNDDLEVDLEDDLEVDLEDDLEVDFEDNFDYEFEDELEEDFEDELEDDFEDDLEDVFEDELEDVFEDELEDVFEDGFEDELEDELEDGLRDELEDGFQDNFEHDLEVDFEVDLEVDFKTTSRTTSRTPSRSSSRTTSWSTSRTTSWSTSKTTSWSTSRTTSHS